In Schizosaccharomyces osmophilus chromosome 1, complete sequence, the genomic window GAGTGCGGTAATATGTGTACCGTCCTTCGGTTAAGAATATACTAACCAGTCCACCAAGGGTGGAAAAGTCATAATGATCAGAAGTATAACATTCAACATGCTGCCTTTGAACATTCAAGTTCCAAACTATTTCGCGAAACCCATTTCCAAGAAAACTGCCTGGACCCGGGGCATTAAAGGGAAGAGCGCATAGAAATGGATGATGAAAACGAtttgctttgtttgtttacataaTGATGTGTCATAAAGGAAAGGCTGGAATTCGTAGAGATTTACTGGCTGAGTCAaatgtctttctttgttcttgtttatGAAGAAAGTACGATAAAGCTTTCGAGTAGAAGAGCGAAATGATGCTGAATCCCAAGTTGTCTTGGAAATCCCTATGCATGATCcaatttttgcaaatgaaCAAATCTTTCTCCTAGGGAACACAAACCTGCATGAGACTGTTTTCTTGTTACGGAAGTAGTATAGAAATCAAATGAATTGCGGTTCCATGTTTAAtcataaaagaaagtaaatttgTATAATTGTTTGTAAAGTGGCTTGAAATCGCCCGATTCTGGCTAATACATACATAATACAGTACGtcttttcaattccatCTAGACTTTTAAGAAAAGTTTCAACTACCGTCCGACCGATGCAATTCCATTGATAGATCCATCAAATTAGACCCAAAGCCGGCCTTACGTATTTGTTGACTTTACAACAATCATCAAATCCTTGTCTATACAAGGAACAAACTTGATTCCTACTTTCtagttttgatttttcaatgGTTATTCATTTCCAAACTATGAaagagtttcttttttttcgtcaACCGAATACCTCAGTCAAGCCATCCACGTAACATTCTTAATTGTACTCGTCGTCTTTTGAGCCGGCAACGATAATATCATTCACCTTCAAAACCATTCTGCAAAGTTGAGTAGCAAGAAGTAATTGCTGCTTCTTGCCAATGAGAGGGTCAATTACGAATTGCTCCTTCATGTTATTGTGGCCTGTATGAAGGCAATCAATACCCAAGTGagaattgttttctttaacCTGACGTGCCTTAACAGCAGTCAAGGCCTCAATAGATGACAAACCACTGTTTTCCGCCAAGGCCAAAGGAACGGTGTCTAGAGCATCTGCGAAGGCACGCATAGAATATTGATCGATACCAGGAAtcttttctgcttcttGGTTGACTGCCAAGGAACATGAAACTTCTGCAGCACCACCTCCGTATACAACGCGGTTATCACGAATCAAGTTTCGTACAACACACAAAGCATCATGAAGAGCACGTTTGGCTTCGTCAACTATCATCTTATTACTTCCACGGACAAAAATGGTCACAGCACGAGTATTAGCACACTGTTCAATCACCAAAATCTTGTCGCGAGTGGTACCAAAAGTGACTTCACGAACCAATCCAGCCTTACCGAGTTTATCACTAGAAAGATCTTCAAATCGAGGAACAATGCGTCCATTGGTAGCGATGGCAATTAACTCAATCTCTGGTCCACCCACCCAACGGACAGCCGGAAGAttattttgcaaaagtaAATGATTAGCTTCATCATCAAAACCCCATTGGCAAATAACAAGGTTTGCTCCAGCGTCCTTCACGTGCTTAATCATGCCTTCAAACGTTTCTCTCTCATAGTTTTGTAAAGCCTCAAACTCATTCACCGATGTGATGTCCAATTTGTGCTTGGTTTTGGGTTTGGGAGGCTCGAAAGGGCATGTTAGAATGGCAAGCTTTGCATCTTCAATACGATGAGGCATTTGAGGGTGAGACATATCCTTATCAACAACCACACCTTTGACGAGAGTCGTGTCATCCACAGAAGCACCAACCTTTCCATCTACTTTAATTAATTCAAAATCCACATCTTTGCGTTCAAAATCAGCAACAGAAAGGACTGCTTCAACAGCGATTTTGGCAAAGTGATCGTGGGCTTTCGATACCACTTTGCTTCCCAAACTAGTCTTTGCAGCGCGGAACAAGTTTGTGGTGTCCACTTTATCAAAATTAACAATGTCGGATATCGAGTCTAAATGTTTGACGGAATGTTGACAAGCTCTTTCGAATCCATCTGCAATTCGGATAGGATGAATACCCTTGTCAATCAAACTCTCAGCTTGTTCAAGCAAGGAGCCAGCCAACACTACAACACCAGTCGTACCATCACCGATTTCATCATCTTGAGATTTTGATAACTGAACCAGCAACTTGGCGATCTGGTGTTCAACTTCCATTTGCTCTAAAATAGTAGCACCATCGTTCGTGACTGTAATGTCTCCATCTggagaaatcaaaattttatCCAATCCGCGAGGTCCTAAAGATGTACGGACAATATTGGCAACAGTCTTGGTTGCGAGGATATGGCTTTTAACGGCTTCTATACCATgcaatcttttcttcttgtctTGGTCGCGAACCAAAATGAAGGGATTTCCTTGGTCATCCCGGACCATAACGGCATTGTCTAAGTTTGACatgattatttattatacaGACAATCCTTTACAGCGGTTCTTTCAGTCCACTTTAGGATGTACGTTTCCTTTAACTTTCTGCTTTGCCTTACTCTCCACTGGAGAAGTTCAAATTACACCACGCTAAACTTAACTGgattttctcttttaagGAATATATAAATGTCCTTAAAATGATAATTGGATTCGCAGAAAGTAAATGTGGTAGTGGTGAAGTTTTGACCTTGTCTTTCGTCCCAGTTACCAAGTGAAGAACGCTTGGTAAATAGCGTATACCAATGAATTTCACTAAACCAAACTGAAGAAATAAGAATTCATTctataaaaagaaaacttttcttctctttttgtaataCAAATCAAAAGTTACATTGTTGTataatgaatatgaatgCAAAAgcgtttttgtttgaatcCTGCATGGTCATTGTATTGAGACGAAACGCGATTTCACATCTCACACTGACAGCGTTACATAAAAATATCCTATAATACTAGTTATTTCTGACTACCAAACTAACTTACAGTCGCTCTCtctactttttttctttctactacgaatttttttctcttgcattcttacttttgtttactacgGTATTGCAACACAGTAGTGTTCAACAAGTGTTACGAATGCAACAGTAACGTGTTAACCCATCTAACATATTACAACAAACTATAGTGAGCATCATGGAAAGTCATACTTGGCATCAAAGATGTTTCCAACAACCAAATCTTTGGCAATGGAAGCAAAACCAGAAATCGATTTATCAAACAAGTTTgaagatttaaaaaaggagcTGGGTGCTTTTAGCACCACGGATTTTGTAAGGATTGAAGAGAAGGCCGTTGTTTTCGTGTTTATTAACATATTGTTTAGGACAGTTCCTTAGAAAAGCTTCTAATCTTTGAGAAGCAAGTGCGTCAAGCCTCGGACGCAATCACCAATACGAAAGTATTAGGTTTTATTGCGGACCTTTTATACCATGCCCACGATTTCCAAGGCCTGAATGAACAGCTGGTGAACCTGTCTAAAAAGCATGGCCAACTCAAGCAAGCAATGACGAGCCTTGTTCAACATGTAATGAATTATTTACCTGCTATTGAAGACTTAAAGACCAAAATAGACTTGATTGAGACTTTACGAACAATTACGGATGGAAAAATTTATGTAGAAGTTGAAAGAGCTCGTCTCACCCAGCTTTTGTCACAGATCAAAGAAGAGCGTGGTGATGTTAAAGCGGCTCAGGAAATTCTATGTAATGAACCTGTTGAAACTTACGGCTCTTTTGACCAGAAGGAAAAGGTTGCTTTTATACTTGACCAAGTGCGTTTGTTCCTCTTACGTTCTGATTTTTATATGGCCTCTATTTTTACTAAAAAGATTAATACCAAATTCTTCGGAAAAGAAGGAGTTCAGTCTCTAAAACTCAAATattatgaacaaaaaattcgTATTGGGTTGCATGACGATGCTTACCTTGATGTTTGCAAATACTACCGCGCCGTCTATGATACTTCTATTGTCCAGGAGGATCCGGAAAAATGGAAGGAGATTTTGGAGAACGTCGTCTGCTTTGTCTTGTTAAGTCCTTATGATAACGAGCAAGCTGACTTGCTTTATCGCATCAACTCCGATCATAAACTGAACTCTCTTCCTTTACTTCAACAATTGGTAAAGTGCTTTACAGTTAATGAATTAATGCGTTGGCCAAAAATTTCCGAAATTTACGGTTCTGTTTTGAGAAGCACTCCTGTTTTTGCCGAGAATGATGAGAAGGGCGAGAAACGCTGGTCTGAATTGCGCAAACGTGTCATTGAACACAACATGCGCACAGTTGCTAAGTACTACTCTCGTATTCAATGTGATCGTTTAGGCGTTCTTTTGGACATGAGCCGCGAGGAAACCGAACTGTTTTTGTCTGATCTCATTACCAAAGGTCAATTTTATGCTCGTATCGATCGTCCTGCCCAAGTAATTACTTTCAAGAAACCCAAGAACGTTCATGAACAGCTTAACGAATGGGGTTCAAATATCTCCGCTCTTCTTGAAAAGTTAGAGAAGACGAGACAATTAATTATAAAAGAGGAAATGATGCATTCGATACAGCAGGCTGTAGCCAAATAAGCGtttaaagaacaaaagacGAATGAAAGTTTGGCTTGTCCTTTATGTATAATGACAAAATTTCCATAATTGTTTAACGTGCGTAGAATGatttcaataaaatattGTTGGATATCAACACttaagtaaaaaaaagtaatattATTATAGTTTGTTATCTCAATATTATCCGATGAGCCTGTTAATTTAACTGGGTTAGTAAATTTCCATTATTGTCATATTTTGCTTCAAAGAACGTGTAACTAAGCAGTATATCATCTACGTATTTCATGTTTGGGTCATCAACAAACTCGGgatccaaaaagaaaaatacagGCAAGTCAACTTTCTCCCGGGCGTCTAGCTTTTGCTCTtcgaaacaaaaacaagcaacCTTGGAGAAATATACAGCGGCTTGGCCTGGTACTATATTATAGGTAGCAACGCCAACTATGTCTTCGTCGGAAAAGTTTTCAGCCGTATAAAAAGCAAGAGCAGTTTCTCCTGGTTGAACccatatttctttttgttgagGATACAACTTCCAACGAAGATTTCCTGCAACATCTCCATTAAATGTTACTCTTACTCGTTTAGCATCTCTACGAGGAACCATTCTATCAACATTCATACGCTCCTGATCAGTATTGACTGTTCCACCGTAACCTGTCTTAGAACAAAACAAGCGGTAAAGAGGGACTGATGCATATGTTATTCCAAGCACCAAAATAGTGAGAGCAATTAAATAGTTAATAGTTGTTTGCCGTTCATACTTTAACTTTGGATTAATCGTATATCTTCGTGAATAGTATCGCTTGTTAATTAATAATCCTTTAGCTGGTTCCGAACATTTGAATGAGTTCTGACGAAAATAAGGCCGGGTACTATAATAGCGTTTTCCGGTAAAAACATAGCTTGGTATTGATTCTTCAGAAACCTTGGAAGAATCTTGCAAAGGGGAATTTAGAGTAACAGGTTGTTCCTTAGCTTCTAAAGGTTTATGGGTATGCGGTTTTTGCTCAACACTTTGAACTTTACCTTTAATAGGGAAACGATCTCCT contains:
- the cct5 gene encoding chaperonin-containing T-complex epsilon subunit Cct5: MSNLDNAVMVRDDQGNPFILVRDQDKKKRLHGIEAVKSHILATKTVANIVRTSLGPRGLDKILISPDGDITVTNDGATILEQMEVEHQIAKLLVQLSKSQDDEIGDGTTGVVVLAGSLLEQAESLIDKGIHPIRIADGFERACQHSVKHLDSISDIVNFDKVDTTNLFRAAKTSLGSKVVSKAHDHFAKIAVEAVLSVADFERKDVDFELIKVDGKVGASVDDTTLVKGVVVDKDMSHPQMPHRIEDAKLAILTCPFEPPKPKTKHKLDITSVNEFEALQNYERETFEGMIKHVKDAGANLVICQWGFDDEANHLLLQNNLPAVRWVGGPEIELIAIATNGRIVPRFEDLSSDKLGKAGLVREVTFGTTRDKILVIEQCANTRAVTIFVRGSNKMIVDEAKRALHDALCVVRNLIRDNRVVYGGGAAEVSCSLAVNQEAEKIPGIDQYSMRAFADALDTVPLALAENSGLSSIEALTAVKARQVKENNSHLGIDCLHTGHNNMKEQFVIDPLIGKKQQLLLATQLCRMVLKVNDIIVAGSKDDEYN
- a CDS encoding 19S proteasome regulatory subunit Rpn501, translating into MFPTTKSLAMEAKPEIDLSNKFEDLKKELGAFSTTDFDSSLEKLLIFEKQVRQASDAITNTKVLGFIADLLYHAHDFQGLNEQLVNLSKKHGQLKQAMTSLVQHVMNYLPAIEDLKTKIDLIETLRTITDGKIYVEVERARLTQLLSQIKEERGDVKAAQEILCNEPVETYGSFDQKEKVAFILDQVRLFLLRSDFYMASIFTKKINTKFFGKEGVQSLKLKYYEQKIRIGLHDDAYLDVCKYYRAVYDTSIVQEDPEKWKEILENVVCFVLLSPYDNEQADLLYRINSDHKLNSLPLLQQLVKCFTVNELMRWPKISEIYGSVLRSTPVFAENDEKGEKRWSELRKRVIEHNMRTVAKYYSRIQCDRLGVLLDMSREETELFLSDLITKGQFYARIDRPAQVITFKKPKNVHEQLNEWGSNISALLEKLEKTRQLIIKEEMMHSIQQAVAK